Sequence from the Magallana gigas chromosome 4, xbMagGiga1.1, whole genome shotgun sequence genome:
TATTTAACAGATGAAAACATTTGCAGCAAACCTTTTCCatgcttttttttcttctaaaagtGCACATTGTAATAAAAgtgtttaaattaaagaaatgcaATCCTCTTAGATGTTGTTAACAAGCACTAACGATGGTCGGTGATAGGcacattttctttcataaaaagTGTCAAGAGCATTGACGGGTGCAaagaaagttttttaaaagctgAGTAAATATtagcaagatttttttttacaaatgccATGGCTGCATCTAGGGTTTTCAGATAACAcaatcgtaaaaaaaaatagcactGCCAAGGTAACTTTGATTCAAATCAAGGTTTTCAGACGGAGGTTGACGCTATCGTGTCTTCGGTTGTTAATATGTGGTTAGTATGTGCTTTCAATGTTGCATGCTATGATTCGGCAGTCAAAATTGTcgttataatatatttttcacttttGATGTTAAAGTTTGATTTGCGGGAATTTGCCAGGTTGGTTATAATTACTTTTCGGAAATTTGTAGATTTTAAACGGTTTAGAacaattctttttaaagaatgccATTAACTTCGTCAAAAGAACTACCGTGTATCCGGGGTTTGTTCGCGATGCTATTTTCGCTCTTTTGCAATCACTTATTTGCTGCAAAGTATTCAATATTCAGAAATTATATCCGGTATTGTCTgctaaaagaaattttttaaatcgcaaaaatgactgacgcaaatgaaaaaagttttttgtcccaatttaaaacaaattgagatacgcgaaaaaaataaataaataaataaaaagtctaaaaaagacaatctgattaaaatcagctgtTCTGATACGCTACCGCTCTCGTTCGAGAGCGGTAGCGTATCAGAacagctgattttaatcagattgtaaaAAAGATATATCTAAATTACACTATAAGtattaaacaaatcatatttctACCTATcggatataaaaatatattctaaaCTAGCACTCAGGTTTAGTCATTCGGCATATTTCTTGTAGTCCTATTGTGCATTGCTGcaaccattattgaaataaaacatttattggaataaattatttcaatagcgGTTAgggatgtattttatcattagattTAAATTGCAGTCctattgaaattatttcaaCGGTGGTTAGGggtatattttataatacatcCACGATTGAAACAGGTATTTTAAATAGTAGTTGTGTTTCAAAAGTGGTTGCAAGAATGATTCTTATAATTAAATACATCCCTAACCACAACTGAAATAGttatttcaatattgattttatttaataaatgtatgcAAAAAACTGTGCATTAGTAAGTTGAATTTTTCTCTgttctttttatatttacaagttcACAAAATAGAGtagtttttatcaaaatactGCACATTTGATCTGTGATTGCATCATCCATTACCTGTTGATCATTCCGTTAAATTGAGAATATGACCTTGATTGAtcttcttttgtttttctttaaaattttaaaaggaataaccaacttttctcttgttttttatTAGTGAAGGGAACGCTTTACAAgataattattttcatcttttgtttaacaattacattgtatttaccCTGAAATGTGGAACATCTGATGAGTTTATAAGCACAAtcatatttaaattgttatcaTCACTACAAAGTAATGCTTTTAAAGGGGAATCCTCGGTTACTATCATTGTTTTACCAATTATAAAATTGATCTTTTCATCAGATTTCCTCATTTTCCTTTTGGTCTTTAAACCATAAGATAATCGAGGCATTGTGATCAAAACAGagaaacatttaaattgatCACTGATTTTGGAATCTCTTCCAACTTTTCgaggaaaaattagcaaatggGGTTCGGTAAAAGAGAAGACAAAATAACCGGGAAATTAGTtgaaatatatagcaaaattgatataaaataacatAGAAAAACTGgtagattttttaattaagacacaaattcttaacaaaaattgatttcatcagAAATTGGTATGTAACAGCAATTGCATATTGATtcctgttatatttttttttccaattgaaTGCTGGCacatttgtttgtttgatttgaaattaaaacttttcacCAACgctagcaataaaaaaaattcattttcggTTCCTATTCAAAAAATACCTTGAACAACAATGGATGACctaaattcatataaattatGTAACTCAAATTAAAGGTCTCGTTTTTCAGCTTTATTGAATAACGTGTTATCGCACGAATTCCAACAGACCAAAATCAATGCATACCTAGCTATCACCATGATGGAACGTATAAGATTTGATTTTACCAATGGCGTTACTTTGGGTAAGTTTTACAAATCATTAGAAgcttttttgtgaaaaaaaaaaccggtgTATATGGTTCAATCTCTTCTAATTCATGAAAATGTATTGCTCAGTTATTACGGAAATGAGGATCCGTCTTGCAATATCTGTAATTCGTAATATCCATCAATAAATTcgtattttaaagttttctttcCAAAAACTATCTAATAATTGCtcgtaaatttttttaatacggTATCACCTTATATGCATAAATTGCAAACAAGAATCacaaaatatgaatttgaaaataaaaaaatatcctaACAAATTgtccttttaaatttttaaacatacgtgtacataaaatttcttcaaaataagtttCTTGATTCATAAGTTTCTTATAATTAATCTCAACTGGATTTGAAGTCAGATATTGATAGTTTTAATTCTCTTCATTTCTATTCTAAACAAAGTTTGCTCCTGGGCGccaatatacattgttttctgTTAATCTGTAACAGTATCTATAATCAATGCATATGTAACTGAGCTCATAAAAAGCACCATggcatttcattatttattcacGAACAAAAAAGGCAACAGAAGCCTGTAACAATTTAGTTACGATGTAGATCACGGAAAATCAGAAAATGTTTACATGCAAAGTTCGAAATTTGCAATGTTACAACATTTGAAGGCGACActaaatatatgatatatgtagTTTAAGATCAAGAAAAGGGTAATCAAACATTTCCGggaaaatacacatgtactaaaattatttgttaatgattttttttagcttttttgtaacacatgtacattaaaatgtCCACTAtaagatatattattttgatgaCTATCTTCTTGACTTCTTTTTTATGTACTTTCTTGCCTTTCAAAGGAGATATTTTGATaggaattatctcccttttctgGCATtacgaattttttaaaaacattttccatattctgcaataattattttcgttgatggaatttatttgcaaattatattcattaattttaagaatgggtaaaaatcttaaaattatttacaacattGGCTTTTTCAAATAGGAattttttatactaaatttgaacaaaatctgatggcacataaaaaattgttaatgacttttttttaatttcatatatcaACCCTATCATATGCTttataactttaataaaattttcatggCAACTTTCGTTCAAGAGATAATATAATAGGAATCACCCCTACCCCTTATTTTGGAATTATGACCCTTTGTGACAAATTCTGTTTTgaactttaaataaattaatgcattatttacatttatcaaTTAACATGAACACATCATTATCAGGATATATATCTAATTATATTAAACGCTGatgattttatacatttacatttctaaaattaaaaatgtaaaattcctCCAACCTATGTAGTGACAATGACTACTTTAGAGCCATTAAGTACGGGAAAAAGATATATTAATTCctgtatgacgtcataattgataaATGACGTCACAGCATCATAAAATCAAAtcagttatgacgtcataatagattAAGCACATCCAAACATCATTACAATGATAGTCACGTGATCAGTGTCCTGTTACCCTCtaaaggtcaagatctagtaaatgattccagactgtctttttggtactagaattataattaatttgatgaatcttttaccgtattttacggctttaaaggaattatgtagaaaataaagcagtattttgacattctatatttaataacGAGAAAAGTAATCCCAGtgcctatattcaatttgacaacattttaaaagaggaggtcaagagcttgtttaaaaCCGTTTGTAGAGAGACTGTaagcattctagatatatttcgttagtcaaaaatggacaaaagtCCGAGAtttattacttttatccttcatatttcatagaaaatggttggttaaaacatgatttttcatttgtcTACCAAGAATTTAAGCCCTGGTACATCTtgtgaaacaaagatattgttatgaaacttCATTAAAAGAgcttatatcttgaatttcataaacctgtaggcacctttcatttactagatcttgaccttaaacaagataaaacatgtatgtatgtttgtttcattaaaaatgtCTGAAATTTGCTTTCCAGATTTAGTCTTATCGATACCCTATCTAAGATAGAAAACGCTCTCTGACCATGGACCGCAGGTACAGCGCCCAGGATATTGTACGCTGCACCCTGTGTCTAACTTCTGTGGCCCCTATGTACTGTGAAGTGTGTCACATACATCTTTGTAAAGAATGTGTAGAGCAACATTTATCTGATTTATCTAAAGTTCATAATGTGGTATCACTTAAACAATACATCACAACTCTGAAATATCCAAAGTGTAGGAAACATCCTTTCGAACTATGTAAACGCCACTGTGAagaatgtgacattcctatttgtgatCAATGTGATTCTTATGAAAAACATTCAGGACATTTAAATGTCgatattattaaacattttgaaagcaaaaaagaaattttacagAAAGATTTACGAGAACTAGAGAAATTCATTTATCCTAAATATTATGAAATCGTTTCAAGCATTCCAGTTCAAAAGGCCGAACTTAGTAAATGCtccgataaaatgaaaattgatctAAACAAACGATCAGACGtatggcacagagaaatagatctgattatcaaaaatatgaaatatgacatcaatgAAGCGGAATCCAAACACTTGTCTGTCCTAAATAGACATgaagataaaatttcaaataccaTTTCTGATATAAAGCAAATCATTGCAAAACTGAAGAGGTTACAGAACTCCAGAGATGTGAGTCTTGTCTCCGAGTATAAATCCAGaaatgctgaattcagaagattacCACCTAAACTAGAAGTGTCCTTACCAAACTTTGTGCCTCAGAAAATTGATAGAGATCAGCTTACTAGACAGATTGGTGTTCTGTCAGCATCGTCCTTGATAACAAAAGAACAAGACAACATCATGCCCCAGGAACCCGTGTCCTCTTTCCAACGTCTCTCTTCTAGACACATTAATGTACCCCATAAAATCGATGCCATTGACACCGGGTATGAACCCCGGGTACTCACTGCTATTGATACTGGGTATGTGTTGCATAGCGTGGCATGTCTAAGTGATTCGGAGATATGGACGTCTGGTAGTAAGAAAATCATGAAACTATTTAACCTTCAGAGAGAACTAGTGCAGTCAGCCAAAACCGAATCCGGGAACAAACCATcagacatagcagtgacaaggagagGGAATCTGGTTTATACTGATGAAAATGATAGGACCGTAAACATAATGAAGAAATCAGTGACACAGACGGTAATAAGATTGCGACAGTGGATACCTCGTGGTGTCTGCAGTTCCTCCTCTGGGGATCTCTTGGTTATCATGGACAGCAAGGATTATAAACAAACAAAGGTTGTtcgttactctggctccacagaccGAGAGAAACAAAGTATCCAGTACAATGATAGAGGACAGCCTCTCTATTTGGTTGGTAATGATAAGTACATTACTGAGAACAGAAATGAAGATATCTGTGTATCAGATTACAGGGCCCATGCGGTAGTGGTTGTAAATCACGCCGGGAAACTACGGTTTAAATACGCTGGTCAGCCCACTTCTTCCAAGAATCCGTTTTGTCCATACGGCATCACCTCAGACAGCCACAGTCGGATTCTGACAGCAGACTTCATCAACGAGTGTATCCATATTCtagatcaggacggacagtttcTCCGCTTCATTAACAACTGTAATTTACAGCATCCGGAAGGTTTATGTATTGACACAAAAGACAACCTCTTTGTTGCCGAATACCACACAGgcaaagtgaagaaaatccaatATTGTATGTAAATGAAGTGTATCAATTTATAGAAAACATGTTAGATTCAATTGTATATAAACAGTGTACATGCACGGATCTCGGTTTAagtgtgggggtggggggggggtaaggtGATCCGGACTCTTCCCTAAAAAATTCCAATTTcctaaatttacatagtaaaatatcAATACTATTTCGACCCCCTCCCCGGAAAATTTTCCGACAAGGAACATGAagtgtttgttatttttaacataaacaatgtttttaaataacataCCTTGCATTTTactattttacttttatttaaaaaaaggtgcGTATACTAAGTTAACAAGCATGCTTTCAAACTAGgaacatttcatttattttaaatagtagcagaattatattttaaaggtTGTCGTACCTTTCAATCTGTGTATTTTACATAATACGTACGTTTATGAGGAAATTCGGTTTTCATTTATATTGACTAAATGGAACAGATTAATATTAAGCAATTTTACTCATTAAATACAacagtttttaataaaattatgttgCAATTAAGATTTAATTTGGAAATTACACAACTACAACGtatttaaaatccttttaaCCAAGGGGcccttcttttttttacatacatatgATACATCTATTCAGATCGAATTGTTTAAAAGTGATGCATTTGTAAACTGATACATTAGATATGTCCTGGGctaataatgcattaaatttaGAGTTGCATAACAATATTGTCATTTGCTCCTTTATCAATTGATGGAAGCCTAGGAGAAAGCATCGAACGAACTACATTTGATATGCCcttgatttacatttttttccctCATTATTACtgaaattaatcattttgaacCTTTTGCACACATAATTGATGTTTGAAATGTTGATGAATTTAATGCGTTTCAATATAATGATTAAAACCCAATTCAATAGACATACATTTTCCTAAATTTCATAGcgttatatttatattcagtgCATATTCCCCCTTATGTTTgtattggaaatctgcgacgttcaattttctatgaatacactttgctaattcatgcgccatgggcacaaatataaacgtttTCACATGTTTTGCgtagatttatttttgaaaaagtaaatgaaactttcaatcttacataaccaatttgatatttacttttgaaaaacaatcattaaaTTGTGTCTACtacttaataaaaaagattttctctacaaagttt
This genomic interval carries:
- the LOC117682232 gene encoding E3 ubiquitin-protein ligase TRIM71; the encoded protein is MDRRYSAQDIVRCTLCLTSVAPMYCEVCHIHLCKECVEQHLSDLSKVHNVVSLKQYITTLKYPKCRKHPFELCKRHCEECDIPICDQCDSYEKHSGHLNVDIIKHFESKKEILQKDLRELEKFIYPKYYEIVSSIPVQKAELSKCSDKMKIDLNKRSDVWHREIDLIIKNMKYDINEAESKHLSVLNRHEDKISNTISDIKQIIAKLKRLQNSRDVSLVSEYKSRNAEFRRLPPKLEVSLPNFVPQKIDRDQLTRQIGVLSASSLITKEQDNIMPQEPVSSFQRLSSRHINVPHKIDAIDTGYEPRVLTAIDTGYVLHSVACLSDSEIWTSGSKKIMKLFNLQRELVQSAKTESGNKPSDIAVTRRGNLVYTDENDRTVNIMKKSVTQTVIRLRQWIPRGVCSSSSGDLLVIMDSKDYKQTKVVRYSGSTDREKQSIQYNDRGQPLYLVGNDKYITENRNEDICVSDYRAHAVVVVNHAGKLRFKYAGQPTSSKNPFCPYGITSDSHSRILTADFINECIHILDQDGQFLRFINNCNLQHPEGLCIDTKDNLFVAEYHTGKVKKIQYCM